From the genome of Candidatus Binatia bacterium:
CATGCGCAGCAAATGGGGCACACCGTCGACAACGCCATCGCACTGTTCGATCGTTACGTTCGCAAGGCCGGGAAGACCGACGTGGCAGCTGAGAAAGTGGCGGATGCGTTCCGCCGACTGCTGCCAGCGGTAACCACCCTTGTTGCTTTGCACTTGCAACGCACCCTGCTCGGCCGCGCCTTGGATCGCCTGCGCCAGCACGGCGACCCGGAGGTGTATGAAGCGGCGGCCGCGGTGCTGCAGGCCGGACACTTGGAGGTCAAGTGGCGCTAGGACTGCCACCGCTTGCCGAGAAGGCCGCCGTCGTGGAGGCGATGTTCGACCGCATTGCCCCGCGCTATGATCTGCTCAATCGGCTACTGACCTTGCGCCTCGATCAACGCTGGCGGCGCATGGTGGTTCGCCACGCGGCCATCGGCCCGCAAGATGTGGTGGTGGATCTTGGCTGCGGCACGGGCGATCTGTGCGCATTGGCGGCGGCGGCAGGGGCACGTGTAATTGGCGTCGACTTCGCTGCCGGCATGCTGGTGGCCGCGCGCCGGCGCGGGCTGGCGATGCCGCTGGTGCGTGCCGATGCCGCGGTGCTGCCGCTCCCGCCCGCCTGCGCCAGCGTCGTGACCTCCGCCTTCGCCCTACGGAACTTCGTCTCGATTGCGCCAGTGTTGTCGGAAGCGGCGCGAGTGCTGCAACCGGGCGGCCGTCTCGCCCTGCTGGAAGTCGACCAGCCCTCCGGCGCGCTGACCCGGTGGGGGCACGACCTGTACTTCAAACGGCTCGTCCCCATCGTTGGAGCCCTGCTGTCGGATCCGGCGGCATACGCTTACCTGCCGCAATCCACGGCGTATCTTCCCCCCACCCCGCAACTCCTGCAGCTGGTCACCGCAGCCGGATTTTGCGGTGCGGTCAAACGCCGGCTCAGTGGGGGCATTGCGCAGCTGATCTTCGCGATCCGCCGTCAGTGAGAACCATGCTCAACACCCTGTTACGTGGCGCTGGCGATCAGATTGCGCTCGCGATCGAGCATGCCCGCGAGCGCAAGGCGCGGGTTCTGGTGACACTGTCGGGCTCGATCGCACCCCCGGAAGACTTGCTCGGCCTGGTGCAGCACGCGGGCAGTGCGGAGCGCTACTGCTTCTTGTGGGAGCGGCCCGAGGACCGATTCGCCATCGCCGCGCTCGGCGCCACAGCGACCTTCAGCGCGCACGGGGCGGGGCGCTTCGCGCAGATTGCCGCGGCCTGCGGCAGCATCCTGGATGACAGCGTCGCGGATGCCGCCTCGAAAGCGATTGGGGCACCCTTTTTCGTCGGTGGCTTCGCCTTCGCGCCCGACCCGCCGAAGGAGGAGCCGTGGGGTGACTTTCCTGCCGCCCTGATGGTGCTACCACGCCTGCTTATCGTGCGGCGTGACCAGAGCGCGACGCTCACCGCTACCTGTATCGTCGACGAAAGCAGCGATTGCTCCGGCATCCTGCGCCGCTTGGAATCGGATCTGGAGGACATGCAGCGGTCTGCGGTGTGCCCCCGCCCTGAGCCTTCCAGCGATCCGACTTCGGTCCGCTACGAAGCTGCGCCAACATTGCCGCTTCCGCAATGGAAGCAGGCCGTAGCCGATACGGTCGACGACATCACCCGCGGACGCCTGGACAAGCTTGTGCTGGCGCGATGCTGCACCGTCGCCTCCAACCGGCTCTTTGACTGCGAGCCCGTGTTGCGCCACCTGCGCAAGACATACCCCTCCTGCGTCCTGTTCTGGATCGGCACCCCGCATGGAGACTTTCTCGGCGCGACGCCCGAGCCGCTGGTGCGCGTCAAAGGCCGGGCGATCAGCACCGCGGCCATTGCTGGTTCGACGGCGCCCGGCACCTCGGTCGCGGATGCACGCGCGCTAGCGCAGGCGCTCAAGAACAGCGGCAAGGACCGCCTCGAACACGCCGTCGTCGTGCGGGCACTCGTGGACATCCTGGCGCCCTTGTGCGAACGCCTCGATGTACCGCTTGAGCCGCAGCTTCTCCGGCTGGACAACGTGCAGCATCTCATCACCCCGATTGCCGGGGACCTGAGCGAGTCGCACCACATCCTCGATCTGGTCGATCGCCTCCATCCCAGTCCCGCCGTGGCCGGTCATCCCCGCGCCGTTGCGCTGCAGCTGTTGCCGCAGCGCGAAGCCTTGAACCGCGGCTGGTACGCCGGGCCCATCGGCTGGATGGATGCACATCGCGACGGGGAATTCGCCGTCGCCATCCGCTCCGCTCTCGTGCGCGGCTCGGAAGCATCGCTCTACGCCGGGGCCGGCATCGTCGCCGGTTCCGACCCGGAGACGGAGCTGGGAGAGACGCGCTTGAAAATGCAGCCGCTCTTGTCGGCGCTCATGGAACTCTGATGTACGAGCACGATCCGGGCTTTGCCGGACTCGAGGCGTTCGTGGCCGAGCTGGCGCACGCCGGTGTGGCGCACGCCTGCATCATGCCCGGCGCCCGTTCCACGCCCCTCGCCGTGACTTTCGCGACGCATCCCGCTCTCCGCTCCTGGTCACACGTCGACGAGCGCTCGGGGTCCTTCTTTGCGCTCGGCATCGCCAAGGCGACACGCCGCCCAGTCGCCGTTGTCTGTACCTCGGGTACCGCCGCCGCCAACCTCCTCCCAGCCGCCGTCGAAGCGTTCTACGCGCACGTTCCCTTGCTCCTGCTGACGGCGGACCGGCCGCCCGAGCTGCGCGATTGCGGCGCCGGTCAGACGATCGACCAGATCAAGCTCTTCGGGACGCACGTGAAGTGGTTCGCCGAGGTCGGTACCGCCGAGGCCGGACTGCGCTACTTCCGCACGCTGGCGTGCCGCGCGGTGGCCCGCGCCTGCGCCCGCCCTCCGGGCCCCGTTCACCTGAACTTCCCGTTCCGCGAGCCATTGCTGCCGCGTGTGGCATCCGTTCCTCACGGTGCCGAGCTGTTGGCGAGCGCGACGAATGCCCAGGGTCCGTACACCGTCGTGCACGACGCCTGTGCCGCACCACCCGAGACTGCAGTGCAAGCGCTGGCAGCCACACTGGCCGCCACGCCACGCGGTTTGATCGCCTGCGGGCCGCAGGATAGCGAGGCGGAATTTGCGGTAACGGTAGCCCGGTTAGCCAAGTTCGTCGGCTATCCGATTCTGGCGGACGCGGCGTCGCAGCTGCGTGCCGGGAGTCACGACACCTCGTTGGTAGTGGACGCGTACGATACCGTGTTGCGAGACGAAACGTTCGCCCGGGGTGTCTCTCCGGACGTGGTGCTGCGGTTCGGACCGATGCCGGCCTCAAAGGCATTCGCCAGCTATCTGCAGCAGCACCCCCGTTGCCGTCAGATCGTCATCGATCCGCTCACCTTCTGGAATGATCCGATCTCGATGGCGTCGGAGATCCTGCCCTGGGAGCCGGTCGCGGCCTGCAACGCGCTGTGCCACTGCCTGTCGTCGAATGAGATCGGCTCCGCCCGGCGCGCAGACGAGAGGTGGCGCACGCAGTGGCTTGCGGCCGCCCACCGCGTCCGTGCCGCACTGGAACGACAGCTCAACTCACTGAACGAGATGTTCGAGGGCAAGGTGTTCGGCGAGTTGTCGCGGTTGCTGCCGGACGGCACTTGGTTGTACGTCGGCAACAGCATGCCGATACGGGACCTCGAGAGTTTTTGGCCCACCGGCCCACGCGCCATCCGCTTTCTCTGCAACCGCGGCGCCAACGGTATCGACGGCTTTGTTTCCAGTGGCCTCGGTGCCGCGGCGGTCAGTGACCAGCCGGTGGTCATCGTCACCGGCGATCTCGGTTTCTACCATGATCTGAACGGCTTGCTCGCCGTCAAACGCCACGGGGTACGGGCCACCATCATCGTGATCAACAACGATGGCGGGGGAATCTTCTCGTTCCTGCCACAGGGCGATTGCGATGAGCCGATGGCGGAGTACTTCTTCACTCCGCACGGCCTCGATTTCCGTGGCGCCGCCGAAATGTACGGCTGCGCCTTTACCCGTGTGGCTTCGTGGAATCAGTTCCGCGCCGCGGTGGCGTCATCACTGCAGGCGGAGCGCACCAGCGTCATTGAGGTCCCGTCCGAGCGCCGGCGCAACGTGGAATTGCACCGACAGATCTGGGCGGCCGCCTCCCAGGCGCTGGCGGAGGAATGAAGCGATGCCGCATGTGAGCCTAGGCGATGTTCGCTTGCACGCTGCCGTTGCCGGTGAGGGTACGCCGCTGATCCTGCTCCACGGTTTTACCGGCAGCGGGGCGCAGTGGACGGCGCAGGTCGAAGCCTTTGCCGCCCGCTTCCATACCATCGCCGTTGACCTGCTGGGCCACGGCCGTTCCGACACGCCCGCCGACCCGGAGCGCTACCGCATGGAGCGGTGCATTGGAGATCTCGCCGCGTTGCTCGACGTGCTCGACGTCAGGCATGCCTGCTGGGTCGGATACTCGATGGGGGCGCGCGTGGCGCTCGCCTTTGCGCTGGCGTACCCGGAACGTGTGCAGGCGCTGGTGCTCGAAGGCGTGTCGCCCGGCATCGATGATCCCATCCAGCGCCGCGAACGGATCGCACAGGACGAAGCGCTCGCCGACCGCATCGAGCGGGACGGCATCGAGCCATTCGTCGATGCGTGGATGCAGCAGCCCCTGTTCGCTTCCCAGGTCCGCCTGGGACCCGCAGCCCTGGCGGCGGCACGCGCTGCGCGCTGCGCCAACAACGCCAAAGGGCTGGCGAACAGCTTGCGGGGCATGGGTACCGGTGCGCAACCGCCGCTGTGGGCGCGGTTGTCCACGGTGGCTACGCCGACGCTGCTGGTGGTCGGAAATGAGGACTTGAAATTTCGCGCCATCACCGACGCGATGATCCTTCTCATGTCCG
Proteins encoded in this window:
- a CDS encoding ubiquinone/menaquinone biosynthesis methyltransferase, yielding MALGLPPLAEKAAVVEAMFDRIAPRYDLLNRLLTLRLDQRWRRMVVRHAAIGPQDVVVDLGCGTGDLCALAAAAGARVIGVDFAAGMLVAARRRGLAMPLVRADAAVLPLPPACASVVTSAFALRNFVSIAPVLSEAARVLQPGGRLALLEVDQPSGALTRWGHDLYFKRLVPIVGALLSDPAAYAYLPQSTAYLPPTPQLLQLVTAAGFCGAVKRRLSGGIAQLIFAIRRQ
- a CDS encoding isochorismate synthase — its product is MLNTLLRGAGDQIALAIEHARERKARVLVTLSGSIAPPEDLLGLVQHAGSAERYCFLWERPEDRFAIAALGATATFSAHGAGRFAQIAAACGSILDDSVADAASKAIGAPFFVGGFAFAPDPPKEEPWGDFPAALMVLPRLLIVRRDQSATLTATCIVDESSDCSGILRRLESDLEDMQRSAVCPRPEPSSDPTSVRYEAAPTLPLPQWKQAVADTVDDITRGRLDKLVLARCCTVASNRLFDCEPVLRHLRKTYPSCVLFWIGTPHGDFLGATPEPLVRVKGRAISTAAIAGSTAPGTSVADARALAQALKNSGKDRLEHAVVVRALVDILAPLCERLDVPLEPQLLRLDNVQHLITPIAGDLSESHHILDLVDRLHPSPAVAGHPRAVALQLLPQREALNRGWYAGPIGWMDAHRDGEFAVAIRSALVRGSEASLYAGAGIVAGSDPETELGETRLKMQPLLSALMEL
- the menD gene encoding 2-succinyl-5-enolpyruvyl-6-hydroxy-3-cyclohexene-1-carboxylic-acid synthase, with the translated sequence MYEHDPGFAGLEAFVAELAHAGVAHACIMPGARSTPLAVTFATHPALRSWSHVDERSGSFFALGIAKATRRPVAVVCTSGTAAANLLPAAVEAFYAHVPLLLLTADRPPELRDCGAGQTIDQIKLFGTHVKWFAEVGTAEAGLRYFRTLACRAVARACARPPGPVHLNFPFREPLLPRVASVPHGAELLASATNAQGPYTVVHDACAAPPETAVQALAATLAATPRGLIACGPQDSEAEFAVTVARLAKFVGYPILADAASQLRAGSHDTSLVVDAYDTVLRDETFARGVSPDVVLRFGPMPASKAFASYLQQHPRCRQIVIDPLTFWNDPISMASEILPWEPVAACNALCHCLSSNEIGSARRADERWRTQWLAAAHRVRAALERQLNSLNEMFEGKVFGELSRLLPDGTWLYVGNSMPIRDLESFWPTGPRAIRFLCNRGANGIDGFVSSGLGAAAVSDQPVVIVTGDLGFYHDLNGLLAVKRHGVRATIIVINNDGGGIFSFLPQGDCDEPMAEYFFTPHGLDFRGAAEMYGCAFTRVASWNQFRAAVASSLQAERTSVIEVPSERRRNVELHRQIWAAASQALAEE
- the menH gene encoding 2-succinyl-6-hydroxy-2,4-cyclohexadiene-1-carboxylate synthase — protein: MPHVSLGDVRLHAAVAGEGTPLILLHGFTGSGAQWTAQVEAFAARFHTIAVDLLGHGRSDTPADPERYRMERCIGDLAALLDVLDVRHACWVGYSMGARVALAFALAYPERVQALVLEGVSPGIDDPIQRRERIAQDEALADRIERDGIEPFVDAWMQQPLFASQVRLGPAALAAARAARCANNAKGLANSLRGMGTGAQPPLWARLSTVATPTLLVVGNEDLKFRAITDAMILLMSEAAVAVIPEAGHAAHLENPAAFNARVLRFLTEESLGKAGNEPRASVA